GCCAACTGTTTCTTTCTTCAAGAAAAGAAACTCGCAGCACACACAACCCTGTAAATAACACAAGAACTGTAACCTTGCAAACAAAACTCCAAAAGAACACAATACAAACTTTGTTGTGCCGTAAAATTTGGGTTCTATGGTAACTATGATCGATCAAAACAAGATGAAGTGAAATTAATTGATTCATGATGATCGTGAATTAAATTAACAGTAATTGGGAAGCATATAGCGTACCAGAACTTGAACTCCGGGAGGCGGCGAACGAATGGACGAAACTCGTCGTTAACGGACGAGGGGAGGGTGGGGCCCTCTGCGTCAAGAATCTCGGGGTCCACCTGAGGGGAAAGGAACCCGATCAGAAGGTTGAGGATGTATATTCCCAAACCGTACGACACTAAGTAGAACCCTTCCACCAAGTACACGCGCAGCGCGTATATCAACGCCACCACCAACAACCCCACCCACCGCCGCCCCACGTGTGGCGTCCATTTGTCTAGCACGTGCTGGTACTGCCGCCACACTGCCAACTCCCACCGCGATATGGCGGCTCTAAGTGATGATCCGACCGCGTCCATCGCTGATGGACCCGCTCCGCTTTCTGCTTGAGAGAGGTTCATTTCAACGATTTGTCGCTTAAAGGAACCCTCTTCTCATGGTCTCTTCAGTCCTAATATTCAAtcgatgttttttttttcaatttaaaatcatcttacagacccaaaaaaaaaaaaatcttt
This genomic stretch from Vigna radiata var. radiata cultivar VC1973A chromosome 7, Vradiata_ver6, whole genome shotgun sequence harbors:
- the LOC106768147 gene encoding protein RER1A isoform X1 codes for the protein MNLSQAESGAGPSAMDAVGSSLRAAISRWELAVWRQYQHVLDKWTPHVGRRWVGLLVVALIYALRVYLVEGFYLVSYGLGIYILNLLIGFLSPQVDPEILDAEGPTLPSSVNDEFRPFVRRLPEFKFWYSITKAFCVVFVMTFFSAFDVPVFWPILLFYWVVLFTLTMRRQISHMIKYKYLPFSSGKQRYDGKRASPESPSLSEG
- the LOC106768147 gene encoding protein RER1A isoform X2, with translation MNLSQAESGAGPSAMDAVGSSLRAAISRWELAVWRQYQHVLDKWTPHVGRRWVGLLVVALIYALRVYLVEGFYLVSYGLGIYILNLLIGFLSPQVDPEILDAEGPTLPSSVNDEFRPFVRRLPEFKFWYSITKAFCVVFVMTFFSAFDVPVFWPILLFYWVVLFTLTMRRQISHMIKYKYLPFSSGKQLEQYEDVMGS
- the LOC106768147 gene encoding protein RER1A isoform X4, whose protein sequence is MNLSQAESGAGPSAMDAVGSSLRAAISRWELAVWRQYQHVLDKWTPHVGRRWVGLLVVALIYALRVYLVEGFYLVSYGLGIYILNLLIGFLSPQVDPEILDAEGPTLPSSVNDEFRPFVRRLPEFKFWYSITKAFCVVFVMTFFSAFDVPVFWPILLFYWVVLFTLTMRRQISHMIKYKYLPFSSGKQ
- the LOC106768147 gene encoding protein RER1A isoform X3 is translated as MNLSQAESGAGPSAMDAVGSSLRAAISRWELAVWRQYQHVLDKWTPHVGRRWVGLLVVALIYALRVYLVEGFYLVSYGLGIYILNLLIGFLSPQVDPEILDAEGPTLPSSVNDEFRPFVRRLPEFKFWYSITKAFCVVFVMTFFSAFDVPVFWPILLFYWVVLFTLTMRRQISHMIKYKYLPFSSGKQVTDQHVA